Proteins encoded within one genomic window of Entelurus aequoreus isolate RoL-2023_Sb linkage group LG26, RoL_Eaeq_v1.1, whole genome shotgun sequence:
- the LOC133643129 gene encoding prolyl 3-hydroxylase 1-like, which yields MEVSLLAVICFLSIPTWTSSSSITSSSSITTSGTLFSESYDSLFDSAVEAYDKHDWLSVILNMEKALRNRAAVFKAKKGCRLSCANQTAFGEPMPGLGVPIPGVGAVEDLGFFHKILHRTHCVNACERSQLSFSSLHQVGQEVELEFKKRTPYNYLQVAYFKINKVDKAVAAAHTFFQANKDHMEMRQNLDYYSMMPEVQEEDFKDLEARPHMAKFLLAKKYYSDNSFQPAAEVFEEAVDEYWTADKECRVLCEGPYNYDGYSYMEYSADLYQTITDHYLQVLNCKQRCSVDLALASGNDKPFDNFLPSHFNYLQFSYYNKPTVGPLSINVTALTAFDIQVSWEPVLQPNTNGIIRGYEVMEKLEEFQTADN from the exons ATGGAAGTTAGTTTGTTAGCAGTGATTTGTTTTCTGTCTATTCCAACATGGACGTCGAGTAGTAGTAttacaagtagtagtagtattactacAAGCGGTACTTTGTTTTCGGAGTCTTATGATAGTCTTTTTGACAGCGCGGTAGAAGCCTACGACAAACATGACTGGTTGTCCGTCATCCTCAACATGGAGAAAGCTCTTCGGAACCGAGCTGCGGTTTTCAAGGCGAAGAAGGGATGCCGACTCTCCTGCGCCAACCAAACCGCCTTTGGAGAGCCAATGCCCGGCTTGGGAGTCCCCATCCCGGGGGTCGGGGCCGTGGAGGACCTGGGCTTCTTCCACAAAATCCTGCACCGGACTCACTGCGTCAACGCCTGTGAGCGGAGTCAACTTTCTTTCAGTTCCCTGCATCAAGTCGGCCAAGAAGTGGAGCTGGAGTTTAAGAAGAGGACGCCCTACAACTACTTACAAGTCGCATATTTCAAG ATTAATAAGGTGGACAAGGCGGTGGCAGCGGCCCACACATTTTTTCAAGCCAACAAAGACCACATGGAGATGAGACAGAACCTGGACTACTACAGCATGATGCCAGAAGTACAGGAAGAAGACTTTAAAGATCTCGAAGCCAGGCCACATATG GCAAAGTTCCTGCTGGCGAAGAAATACTACAGCGACAACTCTTTCCAACCGGCAGCCGAAGTATTTGAGGAGGCGGTCGATGAGTACTGGACTGCCGATAAGGAGTGCAGAGTACTTTGTGAGGGACCATATAACTATGATGGCTACAGTTACATGGAGTACAGTGCTGACCTCTACCAGACTATAACAG ACCATTACCTGCAGGTGCTGAACTGCAAGCAACGCTGCTCTGTGGACCTCGCCTTGGCTTCTGGAAATGACAAACCTTTTGACAACTTCCTGCCCTCTCACTTTAACTATCTACAGTTTTCATACTACAACA AACCAACAGTTGGCCCTTTGAGCATCAACGTCACGGCATTGACAGCTTTCGATATCCAGGTGTCATGGGAGCCGGTCCTGCAGCCCAACACCAACGGCATCATTAGAGGATACGAGGTAATGGAAAAACTAGAAGAATTTCAAACAGCAGACAATTAG